The Patescibacteria group bacterium genome window below encodes:
- a CDS encoding CxxC-x17-CxxC domain-containing protein: MAFNNQGFGPRPPRQMFNVADMNLKCADCGAPITELPFKPAADRPIYCFECNKKRRANFAR, encoded by the coding sequence ATGGCCTTCAACAATCAAGGCTTTGGCCCCAGACCTCCGCGCCAGATGTTCAATGTCGCTGACATGAACCTCAAATGCGCTGACTGTGGCGCCCCGATCACCGAGCTTCCTTTTAAGCCAGCCGCTGATCGACCAATTTATTGCTTTGAATGCAACAAAAAGCGAAGAGCTAATTTTGCAAGATAA